The Methyloceanibacter stevinii sequence ACGACCCGACGCAAGGCATGCGCCAGGGCAACGACGTGGGCACCCAGTACCGCTCGGCGATCTACACGTTCTCGGACGACCAGGCCGAAGCCGCGAAGAACTCGAAGGCGATGTACGAAGCGGCGCTGAAGGCGAACGGCAAGAGCGCCATCACCACCGAGATCGCACCCGCCCCGACCTTCTATTTCGCGGAAGCCTATCACCAGCAATACCTGGCCAAGAACCCGGCCGGCTATTGCGGCCTCGGCGGCACGGGCGTCACCTGCCCCATCGGAACCAGCGTGGAAGCCTAGCTCCCGACGAAGTCTAGCTTCGAATGAAGCCGATGATGTCCTTGGTCTTGGCCAGGATGGGATCGGCCACGTTGTGTGCGCGGGCCGCGCCGTCGGCGAGAATGCGGTCGATCTCCACAGGGTCCGACAGCAGCCGGCGCATCTCATCGCCGATGGGCGTGAGCTTGTCCGTCGCCAGTTCCACCAGCGCCTTCTTGAAGGCCGAGAACTCGCCGCCGCCGAAGTCCGCGAGCACGGCGTCCTTGCCGGTACCGGCGAGCGCCGCGTAGATGCCGACGAGGTTGTCGGCCTCGGGGCGCTCTTTGAGACCGTCCACTTCGGACGGCAGCGGCTCGGGATCGGTCTTCGCCTTCCTGATCTTCTTGGCGATCGTGTCCTCGTCGTCGGTCATGTTGATCCGGCTGAGATCGGACGGATCGGACTTCGACATCTTCTTGGTGCCGTCGCGGAAGCTCATGACGCGTGTGGCCGCGCCCGCGATGACGGGCTCGGGCAGCGGGAAGAAGCCTCCGGGATAGCCGGCGCGCGCAATCGTTTCGGCGAAGTCGTTGTTGAACTTCTGGGCGATGTCGCGGGCGAGCTCGATATGCTGCTTCTGGTCTTCGCCGACCGGCACATGCGTCGCGTGATAGAGCAGCACGTCCGCCGCCATGAGATTGGGGTAGATGTAGAGCCCGGCGGAGGCCTTCTCGCGATCCTTGCCCGCCTTCTCCTTGAACTGCGTCATACGGTTCAGCCAGCCGATCCGCGCGACGCAGTTGAGGATCCAGGCGAGTTCGGCATGGCCAGAAACCTGGCTCTGATTGAAGATCGTGCTTTGC is a genomic window containing:
- the trpS gene encoding tryptophan--tRNA ligase, coding for MQDTPTHKTRIFSGVQPTGNLHLGNYLGAIKRFVEMQADYECLYCVVDLHAITVFQDPDELTHNTREVTAAYIAAGIDPQQSTIFNQSQVSGHAELAWILNCVARIGWLNRMTQFKEKAGKDREKASAGLYIYPNLMAADVLLYHATHVPVGEDQKQHIELARDIAQKFNNDFAETIARAGYPGGFFPLPEPVIAGAATRVMSFRDGTKKMSKSDPSDLSRINMTDDEDTIAKKIRKAKTDPEPLPSEVDGLKERPEADNLVGIYAALAGTGKDAVLADFGGGEFSAFKKALVELATDKLTPIGDEMRRLLSDPVEIDRILADGAARAHNVADPILAKTKDIIGFIRS